TACATCAGGCAGAAAGTGCCGGGGGTCATCAGCGGCAGCGAGAACATGACCGTAAAGGGATGCAGGAACGATTCGAACTGCACGGCCATGATCACGTACATCAGCGAGATGGCGATGAGCAGCGCCGTGAACAGGCGGGCGAACTCTTTCTGCATGTTCTTGGTGCGCCCGGAGGGCTGGAGGGTGATGCCCGAACCTTCGGGAATGTACTTTTTGCCGAGCTCCTGAATGTAGACCATGGCTTCGCCCATGGAGTAATCGCTGGTGACGTTGGCGGAGATGGTCAGCGCGGTCTGGCGCCCGTAGCGTTTGATGACGCTGGGGGCCATGACTTTGGTGACGGTGATCAGGCCGGGGGCCTGAACGATCTCGCCGGCGCCGTTCTTGAACGAAACGATCTGCAGGTCCTCGAGGCTGGAACGCTGGCCGCGGCGGGCCATGAGGCGGATGTCGTAGCGGTAGCCGCCTTCCTTGAACACGCCGGCCTTGACGCCGCCGAAGTAGGCCTGGATCTCCGTGGACAGCGAGCGCACGTCGACGTTCATGGCGTCGGTCATGTTGCGGTCGATGGAAATGTTGAGCTGGGGTTTGTCGAGGCGCACGTCGGTCTCGACGTCGCGCAGTTTGCTCATGGTCTTCATCTCGGCCGTAAGTTTCTGGGCGAGCGCTGCCAAAGTTTCCGTGGGGGCGCCGGACATGACCATTTCCACGTCCTTGCCGCCGAACGTGGTGAAGTTCATGGTCACGTCGCGGAAGCCGGCCACGGAGTTGCGCACATCGTTCATGACGATGTCCTGGGCCTCGCGTAATTTGCGGGCGATGAGCTGCACGTAGATGCTGCCCTTGTTCGACTCGCTGCCGCTGCCCGAACCGGCGGAGACGATCGTGCGCATGACGCCGGGATGGCGCCGCGCCACGTCGGCGATGCTCTGCATGACGCGGCCGGTCTCTTCGATCTCCGTGCCGGAGGGCAGTTCGCAGTTGATGATGAAGATGCCCTGGTCGTCGTTGGTCGAGAAGGTGGAGCCTACTTTGCCGGCCACGAACACGCCGAAGGCGAAGATGCCCAGCGCGGTCGCCAGCGTCACGGTCTTGTGGTGCACGGCCGCGGTGAGCAGGCGCCGGTAGCCGCGCTCCAGAGAGCGCAGCAGCGCGTCGCAGAACTGCGCGGCGCGGCCGGGCGGCGTGATGCGCAGGATGCGCGAGCAGACAAAGGGCGTCAGCGTCAGCGAGAGGATCAGCGACAGCGAAATGGTGACGACGACGGTGATGCCGAAGGCGTAAAAGAAGCGGCCGATGATGCCGCCCATCGTGGCGATGGGCGCGAACACGCCGATGGTGGTGAGGGCGCCGCCGAGCACGGAGAAACCGACTTCGTTCGTGCCCTTGAGGGCCGCGTCGAAGGGCAGCAATCCCTTGTGCATGTGCGTGTAGATGTTCTCCAGCACGACGGTGGTGGCGTCGACGACCATGCCGACGGCCAGCGAGATGGCCATCATCGACATGTTGTTGATGGTGATGCCCAGGTACGACAGCACGCAGAAACTGCCGATCAGGCAGACGGGCATGGAGATGACCGTCACGAACGTGGCGCGGAACGTCTGCAGGAAAAACAGCATCAGCAGCGAGCAGAGGATCACGGCCTGGATGATGTCGCTGCCGACGCCGTTCATGGAGCGGCGGATGAAGTCGGACTTGTTGTAGATCTGCTGCATCGTGATGCCCTCGGGCACCAGTCCCTGCATCTCGTTGAACTTGGCGACGATGGCGTCGCACACTTCCACCTCGTTGGCGCCGCGCTGCTTCATGACGCCCATGACGATGGTGGACTGCTCGTCGACGAAGGCTTCGCTGTCCTCTTCCTCGAAGCCGTCCTCCACGTCGGCGACGTCGCCGAGGCGGATCACCACGCCGTTGCGCGTCGTGATGGGCAGGCTCTTGAGCTCCTCCACCGAGGAATATTCGCCCTCGATGCGCAGGTCCATCTTGAAGCGGTCGATGCTGAGGCTGCCGGCGGGAAGCTCGACGTGCTTGCTGGCGATGGCGCTGGACAGGTCGCTGACGACCAGACCGCGCGAGCGCAGGCGCACCGGGTCGATCCAGACGCGGATCTCGCGGTCGCGCAGGCCGGGCATGCTGACGTTGCCGACGCCGTTGACCGACTGGAACTGCACCTTGGCCACCTTGTCGGCAAAGTAAACTTTGTCCTTGTAAGACGCTTCGCCGGTGATGGAGAACATCACCAGCGGCGAATCGCCGATGTCGTACTTGGCGATGATGGGCTGATCGGCCTCGTCGGGCAGATCGGCCTGCGCGGCGTTGACCTTGTCGCGCACGTCGGCCGCGGCCGCGTCGATGTCGCGGGCCAAGTCGAACTCCACGACCGTGACGGCGGCGCCCATGTAACTGGACGAGCTCAGGCTCTCGATGCCGGAGATGGTGTTGATCTGTTCTTCCAGCACGTCGGTGACGTCGTTGTCCATAACGGCGGCGGTGGCGCCGGTCATCGTCGTCGTCACCATGACGACGGGCAGATCGACGTCGGGGGTCTGCTGCACGCCCATGCGGGCGTAGGAAAACAGCCCGAAATACACCAGCGCCAGCGTCAGAACGGTGACCGTCACCGGCCTTCTCAATGATGTTTCCGTAATCCTCATTTTTCCTCCGTACAAATGCCGCGCAGAAGCCAGTCCGCGACCAGCTCGCGGATCTGCTGCGAATCCGTGTTCAGCGCGCCGTGAAAGCGGCTGCCGATTTCCACGCCCATCAGCGACGAATGGAGCGCGGCCGCCATCAGGACGGGATCGCCGGGACGTACCGAACCGTCCTTCATGCCCCGCTCCATGACGGCGGCAAGAACCTCGTGCACACAGTCCATGGCCGCGTCGTCCCGGGCCGCCCCTTCCGGACCGGCCTGCCTCATCACCACGTCGCCGATGGCGAAGTGAAGAAAACGGAACTCCTTCATGCCTTCGATCGATTTCAGCACGATGCGGCGCAGCAGCCGGCGGGTGTCGCGCTCCCGCTCCATGTCGCGCCGGATGCGGTCGGTGATCTGCCGGGCAAGACAGTCGCGGATGAAGAGGATCACGGCGTCCTTGTCGCGAAAATAATTGTAGACGGTGCCCTTGGCCACGCCCATGCGCGCGGCCAGATCCTTCATCGTGAAGCGGCGCCACTCCGCCTCGCGCAGCATCGCGCAGGCGCACGCAAAGGCCTTGTCCCGCACCGCCGCAGTGATCAGCTCTTTGTTCTCAGCCGAAAGTTTCGGCACGCTTCCCGCCTCCTTTCGCGCCGTCGGAAGACGGCAAGTCAAAATAACGACCCTCGGTCATTTTTATTCGAACGAGGATATTATAGCCATCGCCGGCCCATCTGTCACCGCCCCGTTCCCGCGGCTTAATTAAAAAAAGGGAAAGAAAACAAAAATCCACCGTGGAGAAGCGGGGGCGGCTTTGTTCCGGCCTTGCGACGCGAAAAGCCTCCCCCAGGAGACCCAGAGAGCCGTGGCACCCGAAAAGTTCCTCTTACCGCTGCTTCCTTCCGGACCTGACGGGATTCGTGGTTTTTCGCCGCACGGGGCTGGGCCTCCCGCGGGAGGCTTCAGGCATATTTTAACAAAATCCGCGCCCTTTGCAAGGGCGCGGCGAAAAATGTTCCACGTGGAACACTTGGATCGAAAAAAGATAACGACAGGATTTTCCGCAGATGCGAAAAAACGGATTACGCCTTTTCGACGGATGCGTTCGGGGCGTTCTTGCGCACGCTTTCGATGCCGTTCAGGCAGCCGGCCTTGGCTTTGTAACCCTCGGAGACGGCGATGACCTGACCGTTGCGGGCCTTGAGGCGGAAGCGGAACTCGCCGGCCCTGTCGGCGTAGAGTTCGAACTTGGGGTTTTTCCGGACGGCACAATCCTTCTCGGTCTGATCTTCCAAAACGGCTTCGGCCGCGTTCTTCACCACGCTGGCGACGCCGTTCCGGCAGGCCGCCTCGGTGGTGTACACCTCGGACGTGGCGATCACCTCGCCGTTGCCCGCCTTCAGATCGAACTTCAGGCCCGACGCGACGCTTTTCATCACAAATTTCGCCACTTTCGTCTCCTCCTTTAGTAAGCATATTTCATGAAACTGCTCTCAGCTTATCAGACTTCTGTCAAAAAGCAAGCGGGACTCGTGCCGAAAAACCGATCTTTGCAGTTTTCTTTCGATCGGGAGCCGCGGGCAGCCGTCCGCGCGGACGCTGACCTTGCCTGTCTGCCCGTTCACGGCCGCGCAGATATCCCCGCTGGAAATATAGTAAACCGGCAAAAGCACCGGCAGCCTGACGGCTGACTTTGCCTCCGTCCCGACCTCGATCGCCTTCGTGCCCCACATCTTTTCCAGCTGCGGCCGGTAGTTTTCCGAGATCTCCTCTATCATTCGCCTTTCGGCTTCGGCGCTGGATATATCCGTTATCTTTACACGCTGTCCCGCGAGATAAGCGAAATCGAAGGCTTCAAGACCGTCCAGATCGAACGGTTCCATGGCGTTCAGCAGTAAATTGTCGAGCTGCTTCGAACCGTTTACGAACTCATCGTTCACGAAACCGTCGAAGCCGTAGACCTTGGCCGTCCTCTTGCAGCTCACGCGGCAGCGCACCGGCCCGCGCACCGTCTCGTAGGGAAGATAAAATCCCTTCAGCTCGGGGATCATGGACCGCAGACGCTTGGCCTCTTTTTTGCGCCTGTTCCGATCGCACCATTCTTCCAGCCTTTGCTGCGCTTCCGCTTTCGTGATTCCAAACGGGATGACGCTCTCCGGCAGCCCCGCGTCGTACAGATACTCTTTCCGCACCAGGCTCCTGCCGCAGAACGCGCATTTCGACAGAGCCTCGTTTTCCTCGAACACAATCGTTGCGCCGCATCCGCTGCAGGACGCGGACTCCAAAGAGAACGCCTCCGCGGACTTCTTCATCTTTTTCTGCTGCGCGTTCCGGTAATCCTTTTTTTCCTCCAGCGCGGCCTCGACCTTCACCGTTCCGCCGCAGTAGCCGCATTCATAAACCTGATGGACAATGTCAAAATTTGCCGGCGCCCCGCACTGAGGGCAATGGATATTCAATATCTCTTTTCCCATAGCGCATTTTTCCTTTCGAACGCTGACAAAGGGCATAATCTCATCGTCGTCCCAATCCGTAACCGAAGAAGCGCTTTCCAGTTGATACTATTTTTCAATCAAAAGGCAGAACACACAAGGGCGCTGCGAGGAAAATCCGCAAAGCGAGCCGCGCGGCAGCCGGGAGAGCTGTGAGCGGCCGGACTCCCTCGGAAGGCGGGGGCATTTATCGTTTTCCATCAAGAATCGGTATCACGGCTCTTTATCTTCGAGACAATAGAAACGGGACAGGCGGCTGCTCAGCCGGGTCTTGTCGGCGTCGCTCATGAGCGGATTCTGCTGGAGCAGCCTCGTCAGCGTTTCCCGTTCCGCTTCGTCGCGGCCGGGGCGCGCGCCTGCGCCGAGGAGCAGTTCGACGGCTTCGGTCGTTTTGTTGTAGGCGACGGCCAGTTTCAACGGCGTCCAGCCGTCTTTGTCGCGGAGGTCGGCGTCCGCGCCCGCCAGCAGCAGGAAGCGCACGACGGCGGGCGACGGCACGACCTGCTTGAGCGCGTACGTCAGCGCGGTCATGCCGCCGCGGTCGCCGCGGTCGATCTGCGCGCCGGAACGCAGCAGAATGTCGACGACGGCGGCGTCGCGGTTGTAGGCCGCGGCGTACATCAGCGCCGTGCGCCCCTGGCGGTCGCGGGCGCCGACTTTCGCCCCCGCTTCGACGAGCAGATCGACGACGACGGCGCTGCGTTTCTGCGCGGCGATCATCAGGGGCGTGGTATGAATGGCGTTTCTCGTCTCCAAAGGCGCGCCGCGCTCGAGCAGAACTTTCAGCGCCGCCAAACTGGGATTGGAACGCAGCGCCGCCGTCAGCGGCGTCGTTCCCTGTTCGTCGCGGGCGTCAACCGGAGCGCCCCGGCGCAACGCCGTTTCGATCTCCGCCGCCGCCCCGCGCGCGCATAAGGCGATAAACTGTCTGGCGGCCGACAGTTCTCCGCCGCCGACGACGAAATCTCCGTCCGCGTCCAGAATGATGCGCAGCTGTTCGTATGTCTCGCCCATGGAATCCATCCCCCTTTCCTCCGCGTTTATTATACATAAAGACCGGAAGGTTGCGCCGGATTTTTACGCCCGCAGGGGCGACGGGCGTGTCCTTTCCCGGAAATTGCGGTACAATGGAAACGAAGTTCAACGTATCTAACGCTCGGCGGATTTCCGGAAAGGGTGAGAACATGGTCAAACACGCGTTTTTGGCGGCGGCGCTGACGCTAGGGCTGATCGCGGGGACGGGATTTTATTACCGCTCGCGGCTCGACGCGCTTTCGGCCGCCTCTGCGGGCGCGCGGCGCGCCCACGCCGGCGAGAAGGAGCTGGACGGGCTCTATCTGCTGGCGGTCAATCCGCGTCTGGATCCCCGCGGCGAGCTGCGCCGGGAGCTGCACGCGGCCGCGCTCGGGCGGCAGGCGCGCTTCCATGGTTCGCGGGAACTGAAACTGGCCTACGCCGACGACGAAAAGGCGCTCGGCGTCTACGCGCGGCGGCTGGCGCGGCGGCTGGCGCTCGCCGGGCTGAACGTGAAGCTCAGCCCGTGTTCGCCCGTGATGCTGCGCTCAAAGGCGCTCGCGGGCAAGTACGATCTGTTCGTCGCGCCGCGGCGCGTCATCCTCATGAGCGACATCGAGCGGCTGGACGCGCTGACGCTGAAAGCGCGGGAAATGGAGCGCGCGCTGTGAGGCGTCTCAACGCGCTGCTCGCGGCGGCGCTGCTGATTCTGCTGGCGTGGCATGGCCTGGCGGGCAGCTTCATGCTGCTGGGCGTCAACGCCGGCACGGGCAAAATCGCGGGCTGGACGGCGATGGCGCTGGCGGCGCTGCACGGCGCCATCGGTCTGGCGCTGACGGTTCCGACGCTGCGCGCCTCTCGCCGCGGCGCGCTCTATCTGCGGCAGAACGCGCGCTTCTGGGCGATCCGTTTCAGCGGAGCGGCGCTGATCCTGCTGCTGTGTCTGCACGTCGGCGTCTTCGGGCGGGTTCGCTCGGGACAGTTCGTGCTGTACGAGTTCACGACGCTGAAAATGCTCGTTCAGGTCCTTCTGGCCGCGGCGCTGGCGCTGCACGTGCTGGCCGGGATCGGTCCGCTGCTGGTCTCGCTCGGCGTCTGCCGCTACCGCGTCTGGCAGGGGGACCTGCTGCTGATCTTTTCGCTGCTGCTGCTTTTTTTCGCGGCGGCGCTGATTTTTTATTACGCGCGGTGGCAGTGGCTATGAAGACGGTGCTGATCGTCGGCGCCGGGCTGGCGGGACTGTCGGCCGCCCTGACCGCCGCGGAAAAGGGGCACCGCGCCGCGCTCGCCTCGTCGATGCCGTCGGAGCGCGCCCAGTCGGTGATGGCCGAGGGCGGCATCAACGCGGCGCTGAACGTGAAGGGCGAGGACGACAGCCCGGAGCAGCACTTCGCCGACACGTACAAAGCCGGCTGCGAGCTGGCCGACGCCGCGGCGCTGCGCGGCATGACGGAGGCGGCGCCGGGCATCGTGCGCCGCCTGCTGGAAATGGGGACGCAGTTCAATCGGATAAACGGCGAGATCGACCAGCGCAATTTCGGCGGCCAGAAGAAAAAACGCACCGCCTTCGCCCAGAGCGGCACGGGCAAACAGATAATGACGGCGCTGAT
Above is a window of Pyramidobacter piscolens W5455 DNA encoding:
- a CDS encoding efflux RND transporter permease subunit — translated: MRITETSLRRPVTVTVLTLALVYFGLFSYARMGVQQTPDVDLPVVMVTTTMTGATAAVMDNDVTDVLEEQINTISGIESLSSSSYMGAAVTVVEFDLARDIDAAAADVRDKVNAAQADLPDEADQPIIAKYDIGDSPLVMFSITGEASYKDKVYFADKVAKVQFQSVNGVGNVSMPGLRDREIRVWIDPVRLRSRGLVVSDLSSAIASKHVELPAGSLSIDRFKMDLRIEGEYSSVEELKSLPITTRNGVVIRLGDVADVEDGFEEEDSEAFVDEQSTIVMGVMKQRGANEVEVCDAIVAKFNEMQGLVPEGITMQQIYNKSDFIRRSMNGVGSDIIQAVILCSLLMLFFLQTFRATFVTVISMPVCLIGSFCVLSYLGITINNMSMMAISLAVGMVVDATTVVLENIYTHMHKGLLPFDAALKGTNEVGFSVLGGALTTIGVFAPIATMGGIIGRFFYAFGITVVVTISLSLILSLTLTPFVCSRILRITPPGRAAQFCDALLRSLERGYRRLLTAAVHHKTVTLATALGIFAFGVFVAGKVGSTFSTNDDQGIFIINCELPSGTEIEETGRVMQSIADVARRHPGVMRTIVSAGSGSGSESNKGSIYVQLIARKLREAQDIVMNDVRNSVAGFRDVTMNFTTFGGKDVEMVMSGAPTETLAALAQKLTAEMKTMSKLRDVETDVRLDKPQLNISIDRNMTDAMNVDVRSLSTEIQAYFGGVKAGVFKEGGYRYDIRLMARRGQRSSLEDLQIVSFKNGAGEIVQAPGLITVTKVMAPSVIKRYGRQTALTISANVTSDYSMGEAMVYIQELGKKYIPEGSGITLQPSGRTKNMQKEFARLFTALLIAISLMYVIMAVQFESFLHPFTVMFSLPLMTPGTFCLMYAMNVKLDVMAYMGIILLVGIVVNNGIILVDFINQNRLSGMDKVSAVIDAGPRRLRAILITSLSTLIGAIPAALKLSEGSESRQPMSVAIFGGLFTSTMLTLLVVPVVYLVLDNVKERLGSKLFQKALP
- a CDS encoding TetR/AcrR family transcriptional regulator; the protein is MPKLSAENKELITAAVRDKAFACACAMLREAEWRRFTMKDLAARMGVAKGTVYNYFRDKDAVILFIRDCLARQITDRIRRDMERERDTRRLLRRIVLKSIEGMKEFRFLHFAIGDVVMRQAGPEGAARDDAAMDCVHEVLAAVMERGMKDGSVRPGDPVLMAAALHSSLMGVEIGSRFHGALNTDSQQIRELVADWLLRGICTEEK
- a CDS encoding YegP family protein, translating into MAKFVMKSVASGLKFDLKAGNGEVIATSEVYTTEAACRNGVASVVKNAAEAVLEDQTEKDCAVRKNPKFELYADRAGEFRFRLKARNGQVIAVSEGYKAKAGCLNGIESVRKNAPNASVEKA
- a CDS encoding ankyrin repeat domain-containing protein, which gives rise to MGETYEQLRIILDADGDFVVGGGELSAARQFIALCARGAAAEIETALRRGAPVDARDEQGTTPLTAALRSNPSLAALKVLLERGAPLETRNAIHTTPLMIAAQKRSAVVVDLLVEAGAKVGARDRQGRTALMYAAAYNRDAAVVDILLRSGAQIDRGDRGGMTALTYALKQVVPSPAVVRFLLLAGADADLRDKDGWTPLKLAVAYNKTTEAVELLLGAGARPGRDEAERETLTRLLQQNPLMSDADKTRLSSRLSRFYCLEDKEP
- a CDS encoding DUF6921 family protein, yielding MVKHAFLAAALTLGLIAGTGFYYRSRLDALSAASAGARRAHAGEKELDGLYLLAVNPRLDPRGELRRELHAAALGRQARFHGSRELKLAYADDEKALGVYARRLARRLALAGLNVKLSPCSPVMLRSKALAGKYDLFVAPRRVILMSDIERLDALTLKAREMERAL